A window of the Chryseobacterium arthrosphaerae genome harbors these coding sequences:
- a CDS encoding TIGR02452 family protein — translation MKTTRLYRPVGEKEMLLIIENGFKKFPPRLEWQPIFYPVINEEYASEIAEKWNTRDEFGNYLGFVTQFDVLEDVANQYPVQNVGARNHNELWVPSEELETFNAAIVGTIEVIRVFIGKDFKKPANDAIENLLFNIKKLTMTNKEMAKDTLDILARKYYINEQNETIYIENELEICKKGTVLYSPEQLSEMAEATMPETDFETQFETWKCSSLKAILQLAEEENQEKLMCLNFASAKNPGGGFINGAEAQEESLARTSGLHESLLQAWDYYTIHRNMESCFYTDNMIYSPKVPVFRKDKGELLNKPVLCNFITSPAVNAGVVKKQEPERAGEILDAMDVRTDKMLSLALHQGNEVLILGAWGCGVFKNDPKEIAGLFKKYLQGKYKNKFKRVVFAVLTKKEEMLKPFEEIQ, via the coding sequence ATGAAAACAACAAGACTTTACAGACCGGTAGGCGAAAAAGAAATGCTGCTGATCATAGAGAACGGATTTAAGAAGTTTCCGCCAAGATTAGAGTGGCAGCCGATTTTTTATCCGGTTATCAATGAAGAGTATGCCTCTGAGATCGCAGAAAAGTGGAATACCCGGGATGAATTCGGGAACTATCTCGGTTTTGTAACGCAGTTTGATGTTCTGGAAGACGTAGCCAATCAATACCCTGTTCAGAATGTAGGAGCAAGAAATCATAACGAACTGTGGGTTCCTTCCGAAGAACTGGAAACATTTAATGCTGCTATCGTAGGAACAATTGAGGTGATCAGAGTATTTATCGGAAAAGACTTTAAAAAGCCGGCAAATGATGCAATTGAGAACCTATTATTCAATATAAAAAAACTAACAATGACCAATAAAGAAATGGCAAAAGATACATTGGATATCCTGGCCAGAAAATATTATATCAACGAACAGAACGAAACAATATACATAGAAAACGAACTGGAAATCTGTAAAAAAGGAACCGTGCTGTACTCTCCGGAACAGCTTTCAGAAATGGCTGAAGCAACAATGCCGGAAACTGATTTTGAAACACAGTTTGAAACCTGGAAATGCAGTTCACTGAAAGCCATTTTGCAATTGGCTGAAGAGGAAAACCAGGAGAAACTCATGTGCCTGAATTTTGCTTCGGCAAAAAATCCGGGCGGTGGATTCATCAACGGAGCAGAAGCACAGGAAGAAAGCCTGGCAAGAACTTCCGGACTGCATGAAAGCCTGCTTCAGGCCTGGGATTACTATACCATTCACAGAAACATGGAATCCTGTTTTTATACAGATAACATGATTTACAGCCCGAAAGTACCCGTGTTCAGAAAAGATAAAGGAGAATTGCTTAACAAGCCTGTTTTATGTAATTTCATCACTTCTCCGGCAGTAAACGCTGGGGTTGTAAAGAAGCAGGAACCGGAAAGAGCCGGTGAAATACTGGATGCAATGGATGTAAGGACAGATAAGATGCTTTCGTTGGCTTTACATCAGGGAAATGAGGTATTAATTTTAGGAGCCTGGGGCTGCGGAGTCTTCAAAAATGATCCGAAAGAGATTGCAGGACTGTTTAAGAAATACCTTCAGGGGAAATATAAAAATAAATTTAAAAGAGTGGTTTTCGCTGTTCTTACCAAAAAAGAAGAGATGCTGAAGCCGTTCGAAGAAATACAATGA
- a CDS encoding macro domain-containing protein, giving the protein MTAIQYLKGDATSPQAKGTKIIAHICNDIGGWGKGFVLAVSRRWETPEKEYRHWHRFRSENNFALGEVQIVQVEKYMYVANMIGQKGIKTGSNGVPVRYEAIEKCLETLADKASELNASVHMPRIGCGLAGGKWEKIEPLIEKTLLNNNVEVYVYDFD; this is encoded by the coding sequence ATGACAGCGATACAGTATTTAAAAGGAGATGCCACATCCCCACAGGCAAAAGGAACAAAAATTATAGCCCATATCTGTAATGACATAGGAGGTTGGGGAAAAGGCTTTGTGCTGGCAGTTTCCAGAAGATGGGAAACACCTGAAAAAGAATACAGGCACTGGCACCGTTTCAGAAGTGAAAATAATTTTGCTTTGGGCGAAGTTCAGATTGTGCAGGTAGAAAAATACATGTATGTTGCCAATATGATTGGGCAAAAAGGAATAAAAACCGGAAGCAACGGAGTTCCTGTAAGATATGAAGCGATTGAAAAATGTCTGGAAACATTAGCTGACAAGGCTTCAGAACTCAATGCCAGTGTTCATATGCCAAGAATCGGATGTGGATTGGCAGGAGGGAAATGGGAGAAAATAGAACCCCTCATTGAAAAAACATTGCTGAACAATAATGTTGAGGTATATGTATATGATTTTGATTAA
- a CDS encoding adenylosuccinate synthetase yields MKKAQIVIGLGFGDEGKGITTDFLARQNPQSVVIRFSGGQQAAHTVMIEDRKHVHSSFASGALRGLPSYFTEHCTIHPVFLLNEQEELKGKKGNTELHIHPLAKVTTPFDVWQNRTNSRNLEHGTCGKGIGATMKRHESPYKLFAADLIAPREMLIEKLKGIAYYYGFADENEIRELLQDFLKAIDTIEWNIEDYSFLNSFDHLIFEGSQGILLDMDHGIFPNVTYAHTTSKNACEVCKFLKIEDIEIYYVTRSYATRHGNGWMSNEKKIDLKNNEEETCIFNEYQKELRLGTLDYDLLNYALKLDGAYSYPARKNLVVTCLDQTDEKFDTGKLNTEFDTVYGSFSPRSEDFKKLYE; encoded by the coding sequence ATGAAAAAGGCCCAAATTGTTATAGGACTTGGTTTTGGTGATGAAGGAAAAGGAATCACTACCGATTTTCTGGCCCGGCAAAATCCTCAGTCTGTTGTGATCAGGTTTTCCGGAGGGCAGCAGGCAGCACACACGGTGATGATTGAGGATAGGAAACATGTGCATTCCAGCTTTGCAAGCGGGGCACTTCGGGGCTTACCTTCTTATTTTACTGAACACTGCACTATTCACCCTGTTTTTCTTTTGAATGAGCAGGAAGAATTAAAAGGAAAAAAAGGAAATACTGAGCTGCATATTCATCCGCTGGCAAAAGTAACAACCCCTTTTGATGTCTGGCAGAACAGAACAAATAGCAGAAACCTGGAACACGGGACCTGCGGAAAAGGAATAGGTGCTACCATGAAAAGACATGAAAGCCCTTATAAACTATTCGCTGCAGATCTGATCGCTCCCAGAGAAATGCTGATCGAAAAACTGAAAGGAATCGCTTATTACTACGGTTTTGCAGATGAAAATGAGATCAGAGAACTGCTGCAGGATTTTTTAAAAGCGATTGATACAATAGAATGGAATATAGAGGATTATTCCTTCCTGAATTCCTTTGATCACCTCATTTTTGAAGGCAGCCAGGGAATTTTACTGGATATGGATCATGGAATTTTTCCCAATGTAACCTACGCACACACAACATCGAAAAATGCCTGTGAAGTCTGTAAATTTTTAAAAATTGAAGATATTGAAATCTATTATGTGACCAGAAGCTATGCGACCCGCCATGGAAACGGATGGATGAGTAATGAAAAGAAAATAGACCTTAAAAATAATGAGGAAGAAACCTGTATCTTTAATGAATATCAGAAAGAACTCAGGTTGGGAACCTTGGATTATGATCTGCTGAATTATGCTTTAAAACTGGATGGAGCTTATAGCTATCCCGCAAGAAAAAACCTGGTGGTAACCTGTCTGGATCAGACGGATGAAAAATTTGATACCGGAAAACTGAACACAGAATTTGATACCGTTTACGGATCTTTTTCTCCACGGTCAGAAGATTTTAAAAAGCTTTATGAATAA